The genome window TTTTTCAAAGGTGAAAATCCGGTAATAAAGGCGAACGCTCCGCTTCTCCAGCTTATTTCTGTCCTCTTCGTTCTCGTGTAAAAATTAGTTTAGCTTATATTTAAGGGTAGTAAAAAAAAAGAGAAAACTTCGTTTTTGTGTAAACATAGTTCCTTTATACGAATTTCCTACTCGTGTAAACGACATTACGCTCATATAACTTCTTAAACTTAGTAAGGGCAAAGTTCTATTTTAACAGATCATAAGGGGAAAATGGGGGAATGGTAAACTAAACCGATTAAATGGTTCCTTTTACAGCCAGCACCGTCTCAAGTGCCTTATTCAAATCGCTGTACACAATGTTGCCTACCACGATGGTATCTGCAACCTGAGCAGCTTGCGCGGCTTTCTCCGGATCATCAATTCCGCCGCCGTAGATGAGATGTGCCCGCTCCAATTGTCTGTGTGTCTCACCAACAAGCTCCATATCTCCGAACGTTCCGCTGTACTCCATGTATACAATAGGAAGATGGAGCAGACGTTCCGCAGCCTGGGCATATGCCACCGCAGCTCCTGTCGTCAAATCCGTATCCGCACCCGTCAACCGCGCTACCGTGGAGTTTGCATTAAGCACAATATAACCCTCGGCAATCAACAGATCCCATGGGATCAGATAACCGTAACGCTCTATAGCCTTCTGGTGGTGCCCAATCATCCATTTGCTGTCCGTTGCATTCAGCACCATCGGGATCAGATATCCGTCAAACCCGGGAACAACAGCCTCCAGATCGGATACTTCAAGCACACAGGGCAGCTCATAGCGACGCACACGGGACATCAGGTCTACCGTGTTATCATAAGTAATTCCTGAAGATCCACCGACGATAATTGCATCGGTCCCCGACATGCAGACCTGATCAAGTTCTTCGTCCGTAATCTCCCGGTCCGGGTCAAGCTTAAATACATGTCTCCACTGCTTAATCATGTCTATCAACGAACATTCCTCCAGAGGTTCTTCTGCATCCTAGAAAGCTTGTAAACTAAGTCTAAGTCAGCAGACAGTGAGTGTCAATGTTCGTATAAAAAGGGGAACAGAAAATCACAGACATTTCCCTGTTCTGGTATGGAAAAGCCTGTGATTTGGATTTTGTAATGATTGTAATTACGACATTTTACGGTTTCCAGGCAAACCGTGTATTCATCTCATCCAGTTCCTGCTCCGTCAGCACGTCCGAGTAAACCCCATACACACCCCACTTCTCATAGTTAGCCACCTGTTCAGTGTCATTGATGGTGTGCACGTAAGTAACTGAGCCTGCACTATTAAGCTTGGCGACAAAATTCTGGTTTACTTTATATTCCGGCATGGTCACGGCATCAATATCATTTTTTTGCACAAAATCAACAACCTGATCTTCTGTATCCTGTGTGGCGTATAACGTATAGATAATGGAAGGGAATGCATAGACTTCTTTCACCGTTTCAAGCATGGGTTCGTTGTAGATCTGTACAACCACGCGATCAAGCACGGAGGGATCATGTTCTTTGGCAGCATCCACGAGGGATCTTAACACCTGCTGTATATCTTCATCCTTCTGTTCTTTGGTATCGGTTACGATATACATATCCGGGTATTTAGCCAGTACATCTATAATGCCGTCGGCATCCATGGGTTGGTACATACCCAGAATAGGCGTATTCATGAACTCATCATGTGTCAGCGCCCCGGCTTGTTTTTCCTCGGGAAGCTCTTGGTCCTGTCCTAGCATTTTACTCATATTAGCGGTCCACTCATGTCTGGCTACGGCTTTGCGATCCGAGGTCAGCATAAAGTCGATCTCAAAAACACGTGTGCCTTTCTCGTAATTGGCAATCATCGCTTCATAGGCGTTGGTATATGGTTGATCCCGAATGCTGCCCATCGCATGGGCAATTAATCTATAAGCGGTAAATCCGTCCCGTTGTTCCTCACTCTCGCTTTCATAGGCGAAAAAGAGTGTTCCTACGGTAACGATCAGTAGTATTAACACGGCGGCAATGCGTTTCATATCACATTCACATCCTCAGTACCTTTTTGTTAGCTAACTACCCGAATTGAGGAGATGTAAAACAAAATAGCCGCTTGAAGGCGGCTGTTAAATAGAGGATATATTTTAGATAAATCGCGGACCATCAACATGCTCAGTCCTTTTGCTGTGCACTCAACTCATTCAAAAATGCAATCAGCGCCTCACGCCAGTGTCTCAGAGGTTGCAGACCGTTCGTTCGAATCGCCAAATGATCCATGACCGAGTATGCAGGACGAGGGGCAGGACGCGGAAACTGTTCAGTTGTGCATGGTGTAAGTTCGGCTGTAGGCTCGAATACACTCTGCTTACTGGCTTCTTCTCTTATTACCTTTGCAAACTCGTACCATGTGCAAGTTCCTGAATTGGAAGCATGATAGATGCCATACTTTTCACTTACGGAAAGGAGATGGATGAATCGGGCAAGATCCACCGTATAGGTAGGTGAACCTTGTTGGTCATGAACCACTTGAAGTTGTGGACGCTTCACCATAAGTTCCAGCATGGTTTTGACAAAATTATTGCCATGCACGCCAAACACCCATGATGTTCGAATGATAAACCATTGCGTACACAAACTTTGAACCAGCCGTTCCCCGGCAAGCTTCGACTTGCCATAAACACTCTGTGGATTCGTTACATCGTACTCCTGGTATGGTGTGCTCCCGCTCCCATCGAATACATAATCGGTACTGATATATACCAGCTTTGCTTTCACACTCTCGGCGGCAACTGCAATATTTCTAGTACCTGATGCATTGATTGCGAATGCTGTATCCTCATCTGCCTCAGCCTGATCGACAGCCGTAAAAGCAGCGCAATGAATAATGATGTGCGGTCGGAACGTTGTAATTATATCTGTGCACTGCTGTTGATCGGTAATATCCATCTGCTTCTTGTCACAGGCCAATACCTGATGACCCTCTGCTTCGAAGGTCTTCACCACATCATAACCCAGCTGTCCGGCTGCGCCAGTCACCATAACTCTATAATTCATTTGGATGAATCACCCATCCGTTTACCGTACTGAAGCTGAACATAGTCCTGATATGTGCCTGATTGAATTCTCGTCCACCAGTCTTGATGCTTCAGATACCATTGGATCGTCTCCTTGATCCCTGTCTCAAAATTGTGGGCGGGTTGCCAGCCAAGCTCTGTACGTATCTTGGTAGGATCTATACCGTAACGTCGGTCATGTCCCAACCGATCTTGTACATATTGTATCAAACTCGCTGGCTTACCCAGTTGCTCCAATACGCTCTCCACAATGTATATATTAGTACGTTCATTATTACCACCAATGTTGTACACTTCTCCAGATTGTCCATTATGAATTACCAGATCAATCGCGCTACAGTGATCCTCGACATAAAGCCAGTCACGAATATTGAGCCCGTCACCATATACCGGAATGGCTTCATCATTTAATGCCCGGGATATAATCAGCGGAATCAGTTTCTCCGGGAATTGAAAAGGCCCATAGTTATTGGAGCAACGTGTAATATTTACGGGAAGTCCAAATGTTTCATGATAGGCTCTTACAAGCAGGTCCCCGCCAGCTTTACTTGCAGAGTAAGGACTGTTTGGCATCAAAGGTGTATTTTCAGTAAATAAACCTGTTGGACCTAGTGATCCATATACCTCATCCGTCGATACCTGAACAAATTTGGTGACTTGATATTTCTTTGCCGCATCCAGCAGAACCTGAGTACCCATCACATTGGTACGTACAAAGATATCCGGGGACAGAATACTTCGATCCACATGAGACTCGGCAGCGAAATTCACAACCACATCGATGCCTTGGGAAAAAACAGTTTCCATCTGCTGTACATCTGCAATATCTGCTTGGATGAAGGTATATCGGGGATTGGACTCTACCGTATGCAAGTTCTCCAAGTTCCCCGCATACGTTAATGCATCCACATTGATAATCTCATAACTCGGATGTTCACGAAGCATATATAGCACAAAGTTGCTGCCGATAAATCCGGCCCCACCCGTAACCAGTAGTTTCATGCTGTCACTCTCCCTCTGCCTCCAGATACAGAAGTATCTGAATAGTCTGATTAATTAGTCGAAATTCAGTTCAGCATCTTTCAGTAAAGGATGCTTCTGATCCTTCTCCGATAATATAGGTTTCGTCACAGGCCAATCAATGGCGAGTGCCGGATCGTTCCACAGAATTCCACGGTCATGTTCAGGAGAATAATAGGCGTCCACCTTATAAGTTACCTGGGAATGAGGCACCAAGGTACAGAATCCATGAGCAAAGCCATGAGGAACAAGCAGCTGCCGCTGGTTATACTCACTTAGAATGACACTTTTCCATTGACCAAAGGTAGGGGATGAAGTGCGGACATCCACGATCACATCATATATAGCCCCAGATATAACCCTCACCAATTTAGTTTGCGCTTTGGGCTGAAGCTGGTAATGAAGCCCACGTAAAACACCTGCTTCAGCCGACAAGGATTGATTGTCCTGAATAAAGACGTGCTGTATTCCCTGTTCATGCAGAACCTGCTCATTATAACTCTCCATAAAATATCCACGGTGATCACCATAAATCTTGGGTTCCAAGATGGCAGCGCCATCCATAAACAGCGGAAGTACCTTCATGACATCCCTCCGTTTTGCTGTTGACATCATTTCTTCATATTGACTATGTATATGTAAAGTGTCAGGTAAGTGTTTGTTCATTGGCCTGTATAATCCTCATATTTACCCTTCCATAAAATAAATTAAAGCCCAGCCGCGATATCATTCTTCGGCTGGACTTCAAGGACATGCAGTAACCAATTATTGACCCTTTACAACCTGTTCCAAATACTTCAAAAGATCTTTCCGCAGATCCGGGCGCTGCAATGCGTAGTGAATCGACGTTTCGATAAAACCCAACTTCTCACCAACATCATGACGCAGTCCATCAAAATGATACGCGATAATCTGCCGCTGTTCATTCAATCGGGATAAGGCATCCGTGAGCTGAATTTCGCCCCCAACGCCAGCAGATTGTTGACCTAGTATTTCAAAAATATCCGGTGTAAGAATGTAACGTCCCATAATAGCCAGGTTGGATGGAGAATCTTCAGTTTTTGGTTTCTCAATTAGGCGGCGAGCACGAAAGACACGATCATCGGTAGGGGTCAACAACTCTCCGTCCACAATCCCGTAGCGAGATACCTCATTCCAATCAACTGGCTGTACACCAACAATCGGAGATTGCAATTCATCGTAGACCTCGATCATCTGCCTCAGACAGGGATGGTCCGATTCCACGATGTCGTCCCCTAGCAGGACGGCAAAAGGCTCGTTGCCGATAAACTTGCGGGCGCACCAGATGGCGTGACCAAGTCCCTTCGGTTCCTTTTGACGGATATAATGGATATCTGCCATCTCGGAGGGTTTACGTACTTCGTTAAGCAAGTCCCACTTCTGTTTGTCCGCCAGGTTCTGCTCCAGCTCAAACGAAT of Paenibacillus sp. FSL R5-0517 contains these proteins:
- the rfbD gene encoding dTDP-4-dehydrorhamnose reductase; the protein is MNYRVMVTGAAGQLGYDVVKTFEAEGHQVLACDKKQMDITDQQQCTDIITTFRPHIIIHCAAFTAVDQAEADEDTAFAINASGTRNIAVAAESVKAKLVYISTDYVFDGSGSTPYQEYDVTNPQSVYGKSKLAGERLVQSLCTQWFIIRTSWVFGVHGNNFVKTMLELMVKRPQLQVVHDQQGSPTYTVDLARFIHLLSVSEKYGIYHASNSGTCTWYEFAKVIREEASKQSVFEPTAELTPCTTEQFPRPAPRPAYSVMDHLAIRTNGLQPLRHWREALIAFLNELSAQQKD
- a CDS encoding phosphatidylinositol-specific phospholipase C/glycerophosphodiester phosphodiesterase family protein, with product MKRIAAVLILLIVTVGTLFFAYESESEEQRDGFTAYRLIAHAMGSIRDQPYTNAYEAMIANYEKGTRVFEIDFMLTSDRKAVARHEWTANMSKMLGQDQELPEEKQAGALTHDEFMNTPILGMYQPMDADGIIDVLAKYPDMYIVTDTKEQKDEDIQQVLRSLVDAAKEHDPSVLDRVVVQIYNEPMLETVKEVYAFPSIIYTLYATQDTEDQVVDFVQKNDIDAVTMPEYKVNQNFVAKLNSAGSVTYVHTINDTEQVANYEKWGVYGVYSDVLTEQELDEMNTRFAWKP
- a CDS encoding heptaprenylglyceryl phosphate synthase, translating into MIDMIKQWRHVFKLDPDREITDEELDQVCMSGTDAIIVGGSSGITYDNTVDLMSRVRRYELPCVLEVSDLEAVVPGFDGYLIPMVLNATDSKWMIGHHQKAIERYGYLIPWDLLIAEGYIVLNANSTVARLTGADTDLTTGAAVAYAQAAERLLHLPIVYMEYSGTFGDMELVGETHRQLERAHLIYGGGIDDPEKAAQAAQVADTIVVGNIVYSDLNKALETVLAVKGTI
- the rfbB gene encoding dTDP-glucose 4,6-dehydratase; amino-acid sequence: MKLLVTGGAGFIGSNFVLYMLREHPSYEIINVDALTYAGNLENLHTVESNPRYTFIQADIADVQQMETVFSQGIDVVVNFAAESHVDRSILSPDIFVRTNVMGTQVLLDAAKKYQVTKFVQVSTDEVYGSLGPTGLFTENTPLMPNSPYSASKAGGDLLVRAYHETFGLPVNITRCSNNYGPFQFPEKLIPLIISRALNDEAIPVYGDGLNIRDWLYVEDHCSAIDLVIHNGQSGEVYNIGGNNERTNIYIVESVLEQLGKPASLIQYVQDRLGHDRRYGIDPTKIRTELGWQPAHNFETGIKETIQWYLKHQDWWTRIQSGTYQDYVQLQYGKRMGDSSK
- the rfbC gene encoding dTDP-4-dehydrorhamnose 3,5-epimerase; this encodes MKVLPLFMDGAAILEPKIYGDHRGYFMESYNEQVLHEQGIQHVFIQDNQSLSAEAGVLRGLHYQLQPKAQTKLVRVISGAIYDVIVDVRTSSPTFGQWKSVILSEYNQRQLLVPHGFAHGFCTLVPHSQVTYKVDAYYSPEHDRGILWNDPALAIDWPVTKPILSEKDQKHPLLKDAELNFD
- the galU gene encoding UTP--glucose-1-phosphate uridylyltransferase GalU, with the protein product MRIRKAIIPAAGLGTRFLPATKAMPKEMLPIVDKPTIQYIIEEAVASGIEDIIIVTGKGKRAIEDHFDYSFELEQNLADKQKWDLLNEVRKPSEMADIHYIRQKEPKGLGHAIWCARKFIGNEPFAVLLGDDIVESDHPCLRQMIEVYDELQSPIVGVQPVDWNEVSRYGIVDGELLTPTDDRVFRARRLIEKPKTEDSPSNLAIMGRYILTPDIFEILGQQSAGVGGEIQLTDALSRLNEQRQIIAYHFDGLRHDVGEKLGFIETSIHYALQRPDLRKDLLKYLEQVVKGQ